In a single window of the Bacteroidota bacterium genome:
- a CDS encoding T9SS type A sorting domain-containing protein: protein MTQPITIADTYLETSFDYGLHRVVSSSNLGLIYTVADINFPQYDIINVIVNSPYYGGSGGGIAFTSMDVAAFEVFMHEFGHSFAGLSDEYEYGSSNCNPGHSQYINVSQETDTSLLVWKNWLTTAAIPSTPGTDCNLIGLYPGAFYCPINWYRPKCNCKMKFLNQPFCEVCAEQIIYKINSLVDLNDNFSPQDTVLTICNSETQLFTVTQVKSSPNTIQTQWTVDGIPVVNNDTAFTFDASLYAPGMHQIIAESYDSTYEVKKTLTAYRKIWDVNVATPLNDIAFTINGNDLVSPYTQSQWYIVGDTVPVGSTDVLSCTQAGNYFVTGLDINGCFATSDTITTACTTGLNTINGNTTEIKIVPNPFTSSLTIYASGMKSASYRISVTDLLGQVLESREINPLSDSFRLELNTINFQSGIYFLIVSSENSSYCKKIIRE from the coding sequence GGTTGTTAGTTCCAGTAATCTGGGATTGATCTATACTGTAGCCGATATCAATTTCCCGCAGTATGATATTATCAACGTAATTGTAAATTCTCCTTATTATGGTGGCAGTGGCGGAGGAATAGCATTCACATCAATGGATGTTGCAGCCTTTGAAGTTTTCATGCATGAATTCGGACATTCTTTCGCAGGATTGTCTGACGAATACGAATACGGTTCAAGCAACTGTAATCCCGGACATAGCCAGTATATAAATGTAAGTCAGGAAACTGACACATCATTATTAGTATGGAAGAACTGGCTTACTACCGCTGCTATTCCAAGTACACCCGGAACAGATTGCAATTTAATAGGACTTTATCCCGGAGCATTTTATTGTCCAATTAACTGGTATCGTCCAAAGTGTAATTGCAAAATGAAGTTTTTGAATCAACCGTTTTGCGAAGTATGTGCAGAGCAGATCATTTATAAAATAAATTCTTTAGTTGATTTGAATGACAATTTCTCACCTCAAGATACAGTCCTGACAATTTGTAATAGCGAAACACAATTGTTTACAGTTACACAAGTTAAATCCAGTCCGAACACTATACAAACTCAATGGACTGTTGATGGAATTCCTGTCGTGAATAATGATACTGCATTTACATTCGATGCTTCGCTCTATGCTCCCGGAATGCACCAGATAATTGCAGAAAGTTACGACTCAACCTATGAAGTTAAAAAAACACTGACTGCCTACCGGAAGATCTGGGATGTAAATGTTGCCACCCCTTTGAACGACATTGCGTTTACGATCAACGGCAACGATCTTGTTTCACCGTACACTCAAAGTCAATGGTACATTGTTGGCGACACAGTACCTGTAGGATCAACAGATGTATTATCATGCACTCAGGCAGGAAATTATTTTGTAACCGGTCTCGACATTAATGGCTGTTTCGCAACGAGTGATACGATCACAACAGCATGTACAACAGGTTTGAATACTATTAATGGAAATACTACTGAGATAAAAATAGTACCTAATCCTTTTACCAGCAGCCTGACGATTTATGCCTCAGGAATGAAATCTGCATCTTATCGGATTTCAGTTACAGATCTTTTAGGTCAGGTTTTAGAAAGTCGTGAGATAAATCCACTCAGCGATTCATTCCGGCTTGAATTAAATACGATTAATTTTCAGAGTGGAATTTATTTTCTGATCGTTAGTAGTGAAAATTCGAGTTATTGTAAAAAAATAATCAGGGAGTAA